A section of the Aigarchaeota archaeon genome encodes:
- the lysW/argW gene encoding alpha-aminoadipate/glutamate carrier protein LysW/ArgW produces MVRVACPICGGKLDIPEDSLPGELFEHEECGAHLELIINEGKFELKLAEEIAEDWGQ; encoded by the coding sequence ATGGTAAGGGTTGCATGTCCGATATGCGGCGGTAAGTTAGACATACCCGAAGATTCGTTACCTGGTGAGCTGTTCGAGCACGAAGAGTGTGGCGCCCACCTAGAGCTTATCATAAACGAAGGAAAGTTCGAGTTGAAGTTGGCCGAGGAGATAGCCGAAGACTGGGGACAGTGA
- the argH gene encoding argininosuccinate lyase, with protein sequence MHRKGRIERELDIDAAKYISSLHFDKEILESVILVNITHVKLLEKAGVIPSELAEKAEKCLQEMLAKPPSLDDPRYEDVHMVIEAELTKYVPQIGASLALGKSRNDAVVTAIRLRLKERLLRIHESCVMLCEALLRKALEESGTIFPVYTHLQRAAPATFGFVMHSYATRLLKALQHIKLVYELSDESPLGSAAVAGTSVPLDREYAASLLGFSKVSRNALESTTSRDFIVEALSCLNVIALILSSLSEELVIFSSEEFGLIEFPEEFAATSSIMPQKRNPVVAEITRTKIAELLGLLTSTVVMSARQASGYNLDLQQITPKLWQALEVIEETLHIVTKLVPNLKVNEERCITACSPPTGIVEVANYLSLKYGIPFRSAHTFAGRISRLIYEGNLNETSLQKIKAEFNIEVPLTLKDIMSLMEPTRVVHSYKTVGSANPTLVKRAVEDSMMLLEEEKRWARDKRAGFEFALNRLKGQTYAQKT encoded by the coding sequence GTGCATAGAAAGGGCAGAATCGAGCGTGAACTCGACATAGATGCGGCTAAGTACATCTCATCGCTCCATTTCGATAAGGAGATATTGGAAAGTGTCATTTTGGTGAACATAACACATGTAAAGCTTCTAGAGAAAGCAGGCGTAATACCTTCGGAGCTGGCCGAGAAGGCTGAGAAGTGTCTTCAAGAGATGTTAGCAAAGCCGCCAAGCCTAGACGACCCAAGATACGAAGATGTGCATATGGTGATCGAAGCTGAATTAACAAAATACGTGCCCCAAATCGGCGCATCCCTTGCCCTCGGCAAGAGCAGAAACGATGCGGTTGTCACCGCCATAAGGCTCAGGCTTAAAGAAAGACTATTGAGGATTCACGAAAGTTGCGTAATGTTATGCGAAGCACTGTTGAGAAAGGCATTGGAAGAATCCGGTACAATATTCCCCGTCTATACGCATTTACAGAGAGCCGCGCCGGCAACGTTTGGTTTCGTCATGCACTCTTATGCTACCAGACTTCTTAAAGCGCTTCAACATATAAAACTTGTTTACGAGTTGTCTGACGAATCACCACTCGGCTCGGCGGCTGTAGCAGGGACCAGCGTGCCTTTGGATAGAGAATATGCTGCCTCGCTTTTAGGTTTCAGCAAAGTAAGTCGGAACGCACTAGAGTCCACAACGTCAAGAGATTTTATAGTGGAAGCGTTATCGTGCTTGAACGTTATTGCCCTTATACTATCCTCCTTATCCGAGGAATTAGTGATCTTCAGCTCAGAAGAGTTTGGTCTTATAGAATTCCCCGAAGAGTTCGCGGCTACGAGCAGTATTATGCCCCAGAAGCGTAACCCTGTGGTTGCAGAAATAACAAGGACGAAGATCGCAGAGTTATTGGGCCTGTTAACGTCTACCGTCGTGATGAGTGCAAGACAGGCTAGTGGTTACAACCTTGACCTCCAACAGATAACTCCAAAATTATGGCAAGCACTCGAAGTTATTGAAGAAACCCTACACATAGTAACAAAACTCGTACCAAACCTGAAGGTCAATGAAGAGAGATGTATAACCGCATGCAGCCCGCCGACAGGTATCGTGGAGGTCGCAAATTACCTCTCATTAAAGTATGGGATACCCTTCCGCAGTGCACATACATTCGCAGGTAGAATCAGCAGGCTTATTTACGAGGGAAATCTCAACGAAACTTCGCTCCAAAAAATTAAAGCAGAATTCAACATAGAAGTCCCCCTAACGCTTAAAGATATTATGAGCCTGATGGAACCGACAAGGGTAGTGCACTCCTATAAGACCGTCGGCTCGGCTAACCCGACGTTGGTAAAACGCGCTGTGGAGGATAGCATGATGCTCCTCGAGGAAGAGAAGAGATGGGCAAGGGACAAAAGAGCAGGTTTCGAATTTGCCCTAAATAGGTTAAAAGGACAAACTTACGCACAAAAAACCTAA
- the lysX gene encoding lysine biosynthesis protein LysX — MRIGLAYDIMRWEEKALAYAVKDLGYTLELIHVPESIFHLTESNSKGLDVVFERCVSFYRALASSLTLQAQGVTVVNNFDIIRNCGDKMFTTMILAKKGVPVPKTMIAFDRVRALEAARTIGYPVVVKPIYGSWGRMIAKADDESSLLDILDFRENMPSPHFQIHYIQEFIRKPGRDIRAYYVWGEVPVAIYRVSQNWKTNTALGARAEPANLDESTKELVIKAGEAMGGGVLGVDLMEDEDGRIVVSEVNAVVEFKNTVRVTGYDLPRKIISSTVEVLKA, encoded by the coding sequence TTGAGGATTGGACTAGCCTACGACATCATGAGATGGGAAGAAAAGGCCCTCGCGTATGCCGTCAAAGACTTAGGTTATACGCTCGAGCTTATTCACGTCCCGGAGTCTATTTTTCATCTCACGGAATCTAACAGCAAAGGGCTCGATGTGGTCTTTGAAAGATGCGTAAGCTTCTACAGGGCTTTAGCATCTTCGCTTACGCTACAAGCTCAAGGCGTTACCGTAGTGAATAATTTTGATATCATAAGGAACTGCGGCGACAAGATGTTTACAACGATGATACTTGCAAAGAAGGGCGTGCCTGTACCAAAGACTATGATAGCCTTCGATAGAGTAAGGGCGCTTGAGGCTGCGAGAACGATAGGGTATCCTGTCGTGGTAAAACCGATATACGGGAGCTGGGGTAGGATGATAGCTAAGGCCGACGACGAATCCTCGTTACTGGATATACTAGACTTCAGGGAGAACATGCCCTCGCCCCACTTTCAGATACACTACATCCAAGAGTTCATCAGAAAACCTGGAAGGGACATAAGGGCTTACTATGTGTGGGGAGAAGTTCCCGTTGCCATCTATAGGGTAAGTCAGAATTGGAAGACGAACACGGCGCTTGGTGCAAGGGCAGAGCCAGCCAACCTAGACGAGAGCACGAAGGAGCTGGTCATAAAGGCAGGCGAAGCCATGGGCGGCGGCGTTCTAGGTGTGGATCTGATGGAGGATGAGGATGGTAGAATAGTGGTGTCCGAGGTGAATGCCGTGGTCGAGTTTAAGAACACGGTCAGGGTTACCGGTTATGATCTACCCCGCAAGATAATATCTTCGACGGTAGAAGTGCTAAAGGCATGA
- a CDS encoding N-acetyl-lysine deacetylase, with translation MTSINEVRDMLLRVLDVYTPSGEEWKLHEPLQEISSRLGYENYFVDKVGNFIAEYGFGKTILLAGHMDTVPGKLDVKVSNDEVWGRGAVDAKGPLIAMLLGAAKAKDSVKGVRVVVACLVDEEREGKGANYLVDSGFKADHIIIGEPTGTTGVAIGYRGSLTVRVNVYASGGHSSAPYMGESALDKFFTFWEEIKRNFSGRGYDETSACITVLEAGDWPTKLPEFVRAVINIRIPCNMFSKQILSKLEELCLEHGCELLVLERTEPVKVSLSSPVPRSLIRGMLKIGMKPKAVMKTGTSDMNVIYRISSDIAAYGPGDSLLAHTTLERISVKDVLTAAEVYKNCILELASFGQTR, from the coding sequence ATGACGTCTATCAACGAAGTAAGGGATATGCTCCTCCGGGTCCTAGATGTCTACACACCTTCGGGTGAAGAATGGAAGCTTCACGAACCACTCCAAGAAATATCTTCGCGTCTGGGTTATGAAAATTATTTTGTAGATAAGGTAGGCAACTTCATCGCAGAATATGGTTTCGGCAAAACTATTCTGCTTGCCGGCCATATGGATACCGTTCCGGGCAAGCTTGATGTAAAGGTTTCAAACGACGAGGTCTGGGGTAGGGGTGCTGTCGACGCTAAGGGGCCGCTTATAGCAATGCTTTTAGGGGCGGCCAAGGCTAAGGACAGCGTTAAAGGTGTCAGGGTCGTCGTAGCGTGCCTTGTCGATGAGGAAAGGGAAGGCAAGGGTGCAAACTATTTGGTTGATTCTGGCTTTAAGGCCGACCACATAATAATCGGCGAGCCTACCGGGACAACCGGCGTCGCGATAGGCTATAGAGGAAGTCTGACGGTTAGGGTCAACGTATACGCAAGCGGCGGTCATAGTAGCGCACCGTACATGGGGGAGTCGGCGCTCGATAAGTTCTTCACCTTTTGGGAAGAAATAAAGCGCAACTTCTCGGGCAGAGGTTACGACGAGACTTCGGCATGCATAACTGTTCTAGAGGCTGGAGATTGGCCGACAAAGCTTCCGGAATTCGTGAGAGCCGTTATAAACATAAGGATTCCATGCAACATGTTCTCGAAGCAAATCCTGAGCAAGCTCGAAGAGTTGTGTTTAGAGCATGGTTGCGAGCTTTTGGTGCTGGAAAGAACAGAACCCGTCAAGGTTAGCCTATCCAGTCCAGTTCCCAGGTCTCTGATTAGGGGTATGCTGAAGATTGGCATGAAGCCGAAGGCTGTGATGAAGACTGGGACGAGCGACATGAACGTAATATATCGAATATCGTCAGATATAGCGGCCTATGGGCCCGGAGACTCTCTCCTAGCACACACTACGCTGGAGAGGATATCCGTAAAAGATGTCTTGACCGCGGCAGAGGTTTACAAAAATTGCATACTTGAGCTCGCATCCTTTGGTCAAACTCGATAA
- a CDS encoding [LysW]-aminoadipate/[LysW]-glutamate kinase has product MIVVKAGGRALMQNRNKILDSIASRANMGIIFVHGGGDVVSEYSKRMGIEPKFVTSPQGIRSRYTDENEIDVYNMVMSGKLNKEIVSYLGRQGVKAVGISGVDAGMLRAERKKKIVVVDERGRKRIIDGGYTGTIVSVNVELPRILVEQGYVVVLSPVAIGTEGELLNVDGDQAAAAIARALRAEVLLILTDVEGLILDGQLVREITPREARELLPKIGAGMNRKVMLAAETVEAGVERCIICSGLTEEPLSALEHEYGTVITMRGF; this is encoded by the coding sequence ATGATAGTGGTTAAGGCCGGCGGAAGAGCTCTGATGCAGAATAGGAACAAGATACTGGACAGCATAGCCTCGAGGGCTAACATGGGGATAATTTTTGTGCACGGCGGTGGCGATGTAGTTTCCGAATATTCCAAGAGGATGGGTATAGAGCCTAAGTTTGTCACATCGCCGCAGGGCATAAGAAGCAGGTATACCGACGAGAATGAGATAGACGTCTACAACATGGTAATGTCAGGTAAGCTCAACAAAGAGATAGTTTCGTACCTTGGAAGGCAAGGGGTTAAGGCCGTCGGGATAAGTGGCGTCGACGCTGGTATGTTAAGGGCCGAGAGGAAGAAGAAAATAGTTGTGGTTGATGAACGTGGAAGGAAGAGGATTATAGATGGAGGCTACACCGGAACGATAGTTTCTGTGAACGTAGAGCTACCTCGAATACTCGTGGAGCAAGGATACGTAGTGGTGCTATCGCCGGTCGCCATAGGTACTGAAGGCGAACTCCTTAACGTTGATGGCGACCAAGCCGCCGCTGCGATAGCAAGGGCTTTGAGGGCCGAAGTGTTGCTGATACTGACAGACGTGGAAGGTCTTATCCTAGACGGGCAACTCGTACGTGAGATAACACCACGGGAGGCGCGCGAGCTATTACCAAAAATAGGTGCTGGTATGAACAGAAAGGTGATGCTGGCTGCAGAGACGGTAGAGGCAGGTGTCGAGCGTTGCATAATCTGTTCAGGGCTAACCGAAGAGCCCCTCTCCGCACTCGAACACGAGTACGGCACAGTAATAACCATGCGCGGCTTTTAG
- a CDS encoding aspartate aminotransferase family protein has translation MSALEKSLKIVLFAKPRFLRLSKAYGQYVWDDMGRKYLDCHTGHGVAFLGHRNPRVVESIKRQMELIMTATPAFQTDIADEVLSKLSKILPCDMDYVFFLNSGSEAVELAMKIARKVTGRKRFIAFRNAFHGRTMGALSVTWNPKYREGYDPFPWETKFVPYNDVDAIMSAVDESVAAVVFEPVQGEGGLTPATQEFAKALAEVCEKAGAFLIVDEVQAGFGRTGKVWAHEHLNIKPDIMVAGKSIGGGFPASVVAIKTSIGEKLREGDHGSTHGGNPLALAAISGSIDVLIGDSVPSKSSISGEKLSAELKKVVECCTHVARSVKGKGLMLGIELRFAPDEVIRELQTKGLLCLKAGTSVLRLLPPYLITDEDIRFCSDTINEVLSAWKPERGGSE, from the coding sequence ATGAGTGCTTTAGAGAAGAGCTTAAAGATCGTGCTATTTGCCAAGCCTCGGTTCCTTAGGTTATCGAAGGCTTACGGACAGTACGTATGGGACGATATGGGAAGAAAATATTTGGATTGCCATACGGGACATGGTGTTGCGTTTCTCGGTCATAGGAATCCCAGAGTCGTGGAGAGCATAAAGCGTCAGATGGAACTCATCATGACGGCTACGCCAGCTTTCCAGACGGATATCGCTGACGAGGTCTTATCGAAGCTCTCGAAGATACTCCCGTGCGACATGGATTACGTGTTCTTTCTAAACAGCGGGAGCGAAGCCGTTGAGCTGGCCATGAAGATCGCACGTAAGGTGACCGGAAGGAAGCGCTTCATAGCGTTCAGGAATGCCTTTCATGGCAGGACGATGGGTGCCCTCTCAGTTACTTGGAACCCAAAGTATAGGGAAGGTTACGATCCGTTTCCATGGGAGACCAAGTTCGTTCCTTACAACGACGTTGATGCGATAATGTCAGCGGTTGACGAAAGCGTTGCTGCCGTAGTGTTCGAACCTGTTCAAGGCGAGGGCGGCTTAACTCCAGCTACGCAGGAATTCGCGAAAGCTTTGGCGGAGGTCTGCGAAAAAGCTGGAGCCTTTCTCATAGTCGACGAGGTTCAAGCGGGTTTTGGCAGGACTGGTAAGGTTTGGGCGCATGAACACCTGAACATAAAGCCCGACATAATGGTCGCGGGCAAGTCGATAGGCGGAGGCTTCCCGGCAAGTGTCGTAGCGATCAAAACCTCAATAGGTGAGAAATTGCGGGAGGGTGACCACGGTTCTACGCATGGCGGGAATCCGTTAGCCTTGGCCGCGATCTCAGGGAGCATAGATGTTTTGATTGGCGATTCCGTACCATCGAAGAGCTCGATTTCAGGGGAAAAGTTATCGGCCGAGCTAAAAAAGGTAGTGGAATGCTGTACCCACGTAGCGCGTAGTGTCAAGGGTAAGGGGCTTATGCTGGGGATAGAGCTAAGGTTTGCCCCAGATGAAGTCATACGAGAATTACAGACGAAGGGTTTGCTGTGCCTTAAGGCAGGAACTTCTGTCTTAAGGTTACTGCCGCCCTACCTGATAACTGATGAAGATATAAGGTTCTGCTCGGATACGATCAACGAGGTCTTGTCAGCCTGGAAACCTGAAAGGGGAGGTTCCGAATAA